One Streptomyces sp. L2 genomic window carries:
- a CDS encoding acylphosphatase: protein MSEDVRLVAWVRGRVQGVGFRWFTRAKALEIGGLSGFALNLGDGRVQVVAEGAREGCDRLLDWLEGGDTPGHVDGVTEIWDTPRGGYDGFAIR, encoded by the coding sequence ATGAGCGAGGATGTACGGCTGGTCGCCTGGGTGCGGGGACGCGTCCAGGGTGTGGGTTTCCGCTGGTTCACGCGGGCCAAGGCGCTGGAGATCGGCGGCCTGAGTGGTTTTGCTCTCAATTTGGGCGACGGTCGCGTCCAGGTCGTCGCCGAGGGCGCGCGCGAGGGCTGCGACCGACTGCTCGACTGGCTCGAGGGCGGCGACACGCCCGGACACGTGGACGGTGTCACGGAGATCTGGGACACACCGCGTGGGGGCTACGACGGCTTCGCCATCCGCTGA
- a CDS encoding CAP domain-containing protein, with product MGRHRRPAAGRASTGRAAGSTHTQGSATGGGGRLGSRAGERAPRGIAPYLNPEAYAETNARSTAYLFATDDSTGPGPSGFTPAGGPPHEHRRRKRPGRPVRAGLLGVSAAVALGTAAVATGVVPGLQHYQLGGGTTTTGGDRIQAADSPSNTASEQGGTSGSARTPGGTPSAGGGNRHAGASPTTTASPSASPSPSASPSKSPSKPAEKHSASAAPSKAPSRKTAPKTTPKATPSAGRPSSTPSRTAPRPPARTTAPAPVTVSAQAAAEAEVLKLVNEERAKVGCSALAANSSLTDLAESFSNDMAARGFFDHTDPDGATPWDRAAKAGITDLGGENIARGQADAAAVMQAWMNSPDHRANILNCDYKTLGVGVHFGPGGPWWTQDFGY from the coding sequence ATGGGCCGCCACCGACGCCCGGCCGCCGGGCGCGCCTCCACCGGCCGCGCCGCGGGGAGTACGCACACACAGGGTTCCGCCACGGGCGGCGGCGGCCGGCTCGGCTCCCGGGCCGGCGAGCGCGCGCCCCGGGGCATCGCGCCGTACCTGAACCCCGAGGCGTACGCCGAGACCAACGCCCGGAGCACGGCCTACCTGTTCGCCACGGACGACAGCACGGGGCCGGGTCCGTCCGGGTTCACCCCGGCCGGCGGCCCCCCGCACGAACACCGGCGCCGGAAGCGGCCCGGCCGTCCGGTGCGCGCGGGCTTGCTGGGTGTCTCCGCCGCCGTGGCCCTGGGCACGGCCGCGGTGGCCACGGGCGTGGTGCCCGGCCTGCAGCACTACCAGCTCGGCGGCGGTACGACCACCACCGGCGGCGACCGAATACAGGCGGCGGACTCCCCCAGCAACACGGCGTCCGAGCAGGGCGGCACCTCGGGCAGCGCACGGACCCCGGGCGGCACCCCCTCGGCGGGCGGCGGGAACCGGCACGCGGGGGCCTCCCCGACGACCACCGCGTCCCCGAGCGCGTCTCCCTCCCCCTCCGCGTCCCCGTCGAAGTCCCCCTCGAAGCCCGCGGAGAAGCACTCCGCCTCCGCGGCCCCCTCCAAGGCGCCCTCGCGGAAGACGGCTCCGAAGACGACCCCGAAGGCCACGCCGAGCGCCGGCCGGCCGAGCAGCACGCCGTCGCGTACGGCGCCCAGGCCGCCCGCGCGGACCACGGCGCCGGCGCCGGTGACCGTCTCGGCCCAGGCCGCCGCCGAGGCCGAGGTGCTGAAGCTGGTCAACGAGGAGCGGGCGAAGGTCGGCTGCAGCGCGCTGGCGGCGAACTCCTCGCTGACCGATCTGGCCGAGTCGTTCAGCAACGACATGGCGGCGCGGGGCTTCTTCGACCACACGGACCCGGACGGCGCCACGCCGTGGGACCGGGCGGCCAAGGCCGGGATCACCGACCTCGGCGGCGAGAACATAGCCCGCGGCCAGGCGGACGCGGCGGCGGTGATGCAGGCCTGGATGAACAGCCCGGACCACCGCGCCAACATCCTGAACTGCGACTACAAGACCCTCGGCGTCGGCGTCCACTTCGGCCCGGGCGGCCCCTGGTGGACGCAGGACTTCGGGTACTGA
- a CDS encoding helix-turn-helix domain-containing protein produces MSDQDTRPTDDLAYDVFAKACPSRGTLEHVTGRWGGLTLGALYEGSLRFNELRRRVDGVSEKMLSQTLQALERDGLVHREAQPTNPPRVDYELTPLGREVAGRLLSLIQCVEGAMDDVLAARARYDDTRGAL; encoded by the coding sequence ATGAGCGACCAGGACACGCGGCCCACGGACGACCTCGCGTACGACGTGTTCGCCAAGGCCTGCCCCTCGCGCGGCACCCTGGAGCACGTCACCGGCCGCTGGGGCGGGCTGACGCTCGGGGCGCTGTACGAGGGGTCGCTGCGCTTCAACGAGTTGCGCCGCCGGGTCGACGGGGTGAGCGAGAAGATGCTCTCCCAGACCCTGCAGGCGCTGGAGCGCGACGGCCTGGTGCACCGGGAGGCACAGCCGACCAACCCGCCCCGCGTGGACTACGAGCTGACTCCACTGGGCCGTGAGGTCGCCGGCCGGCTGCTCTCCCTCATCCAGTGCGTGGAGGGCGCGATGGACGACGTGCTGGCCGCCCGCGCGCGTTACGACGACACGCGCGGCGCCCTCTGA
- the mutM gene encoding bifunctional DNA-formamidopyrimidine glycosylase/DNA-(apurinic or apyrimidinic site) lyase: MPELPEVEVVRRGLERWVARRTVADVEVLHPRAVRRHLAGADDFAHRLKGRHIGLPSRRGKYLWLPLEETNQSVLAHLGMSGQLLVQPHESADEKHLRVRVRFADALGTELRFVDQRTFGGLSLHDNTPDGLPDVIAHIARDPLDPLFDDDAFHRALRRKRTTIKRALLDQSLISGVGNIYADEALWRARLHYERPTATLTRPVTTELLGHVRDVMNAALAVGGTSFDSLYVNVNGESGYFDRSLDAYGREGLPCGRCGTPMRRRPWMNRSSYFCPKCQRAPRVSS; the protein is encoded by the coding sequence ATGCCCGAGTTGCCCGAGGTCGAAGTCGTACGGCGCGGTCTGGAGCGGTGGGTCGCCCGGCGCACCGTCGCCGACGTCGAGGTGCTGCACCCGCGCGCCGTGCGCCGCCACCTCGCGGGCGCCGACGACTTCGCGCACCGCCTCAAGGGCCGGCACATCGGCCTGCCCAGCCGGCGCGGCAAGTACCTGTGGCTGCCGCTGGAGGAGACGAACCAGTCCGTCCTCGCCCACCTCGGCATGAGCGGTCAACTGCTGGTCCAGCCGCACGAGTCGGCGGACGAGAAGCACCTGCGCGTGAGGGTGCGGTTCGCCGACGCGCTCGGCACGGAACTCCGGTTCGTCGACCAACGCACCTTCGGCGGACTGTCGTTGCACGACAACACCCCCGACGGCCTGCCCGACGTCATCGCGCACATCGCCCGCGACCCCCTCGACCCGCTGTTCGACGACGACGCCTTCCACCGGGCGCTGCGCCGCAAGCGGACCACCATCAAGCGGGCCCTGCTGGACCAGTCGCTGATCAGCGGCGTCGGCAACATCTACGCGGACGAGGCGCTGTGGCGCGCCCGCCTCCACTACGAGCGGCCCACCGCGACCCTCACCCGCCCGGTGACGACGGAGCTGCTCGGCCACGTCCGGGACGTGATGAACGCGGCCCTCGCCGTCGGCGGCACCAGCTTCGACAGCCTGTACGTCAACGTCAACGGCGAGTCGGGCTACTTCGACCGCTCCCTGGACGCCTACGGGCGCGAGGGCCTGCCCTGCGGGCGCTGCGGGACACCCATGCGCCGACGGCCCTGGATGAACCGGTCCAGCTACTTCTGCCCGAAGTGTCAGAGGGCGCCGCGCGTGTCGTCGTAA
- the rnc gene encoding ribonuclease III, which yields MRGTVSSPKKAEDAKAASSAKKKDNQASSHTLLEGRLGYRLESALLVRALTHRSYAYENGGLPTNERLEFLGDSVLGLVVTDTLYRIHPDLPEGQLAKLRAAVVNSRALAEVGRGLDLGAFIRLGRGEEGTGGRDKASILADTLEAVIGAVYLDQGLDAASELVHRLFDPLIEKSSNLGAGLDWKTSLQELTATEGLGVPEYLVTETGPDHEKTFTAAARVGGVSYGTGTGRSKKEAEQQAAESAWRSIRAAADERSKTANDSKDAKDVVPDDASSATA from the coding sequence GTGAGAGGCACTGTGTCCAGTCCCAAGAAGGCGGAAGACGCCAAAGCGGCTTCGTCCGCCAAGAAGAAGGACAACCAGGCCTCGTCCCACACGCTTCTGGAAGGGCGGCTCGGCTACCGGCTCGAGTCCGCCCTTCTGGTGCGTGCGCTGACCCACCGTTCCTACGCGTACGAGAACGGCGGTCTGCCGACGAACGAGCGGCTGGAGTTCCTCGGTGACTCCGTCCTCGGTCTCGTCGTCACGGACACGCTGTACCGCATCCACCCCGACCTGCCCGAGGGCCAACTGGCCAAGCTGCGGGCCGCGGTGGTCAACTCGCGTGCGCTGGCGGAGGTGGGCCGAGGGCTCGACCTGGGCGCCTTCATCCGGCTCGGCCGTGGTGAAGAGGGCACGGGCGGCCGGGACAAGGCGTCCATTCTGGCCGACACCCTGGAAGCGGTGATCGGCGCGGTCTATCTCGACCAGGGTCTCGACGCGGCGTCCGAGCTGGTGCACCGGCTCTTCGACCCGCTGATCGAGAAGTCCTCCAACCTGGGCGCCGGCCTGGACTGGAAGACCTCCCTCCAGGAGCTGACCGCGACCGAGGGGCTCGGCGTGCCCGAGTACCTGGTCACGGAGACCGGCCCCGACCACGAGAAGACCTTCACTGCTGCCGCCCGCGTCGGGGGCGTCTCGTACGGCACCGGCACCGGCCGCAGCAAGAAAGAGGCGGAGCAGCAGGCCGCCGAGTCCGCCTGGCGCTCCATCCGGGCCGCGGCGGACGAGCGATCGAAGACGGCGAACGACTCGAAGGACGCGAAGGACGTCGTCCCGGACGACGCGTCGTCCGCCACCGCCTGA
- the rpmF gene encoding 50S ribosomal protein L32, which yields MAVPKRKMSRSNTRHRRSQWKAAVPTLVACERCHEPKQQHIACPSCGTYNKRQVLEV from the coding sequence GTGGCTGTTCCGAAGCGGAAGATGTCGCGCAGCAACACGCGCCACCGCCGGTCGCAGTGGAAGGCTGCGGTCCCCACCCTGGTTGCGTGCGAGCGCTGCCACGAGCCCAAGCAGCAGCACATCGCGTGCCCGTCTTGCGGCACCTACAACAAGCGCCAGGTCCTCGAAGTCTGA
- a CDS encoding YceD family protein, with the protein MATNARLDHRNPLVIDTHELGQRPGALQRLTREVDAPRDLGLQGVIGVPEGAPVELDLRLESVMEGVLVTCTARARAEGECVRCLEPVGLELEADFQEIFSYPDADGRGRVIAEPGDDAEDDEDRLFIEDGLIDLEPLLRDAVVLALPMQPVCREDCPGLCSECGARLADDPDHHHDAVDIRWAALQGLAGTMSDGEKDEMSGAEPGVDEKQEK; encoded by the coding sequence ATGGCCACCAACGCCCGCCTCGACCACCGCAACCCCCTCGTGATCGACACGCACGAGCTGGGCCAGCGTCCTGGTGCGCTGCAGCGCCTGACCCGCGAGGTCGACGCCCCCCGGGACCTCGGTCTCCAGGGAGTCATCGGAGTGCCGGAGGGCGCCCCGGTGGAACTCGACCTCCGCCTTGAGTCGGTCATGGAAGGGGTGCTCGTCACATGCACCGCCCGTGCACGGGCCGAGGGGGAGTGCGTAAGGTGTCTGGAGCCGGTCGGGCTGGAGCTCGAAGCGGACTTCCAGGAGATATTCTCGTACCCTGACGCCGACGGCCGGGGCCGCGTGATCGCGGAACCGGGCGACGACGCCGAGGACGACGAGGACAGGCTCTTCATCGAGGACGGTCTGATCGACCTCGAACCTCTGCTGCGCGATGCGGTGGTGCTCGCACTGCCGATGCAGCCGGTGTGCCGGGAAGACTGCCCGGGTCTGTGCTCCGAGTGCGGAGCGCGGCTCGCGGACGACCCGGACCACCACCACGACGCCGTCGACATTCGTTGGGCGGCTTTGCAGGGACTCGCCGGCACCATGTCGGACGGCGAGAAGGACGAGATGAGCGGCGCCGAACCTGGCGTCGACGAGAAGCAGGAGAAGTAG
- a CDS encoding cell division initiation protein, protein MDVQKKLDEIVTAVSGARAMPMSASCVINRAELLALLEEVRQALPGSLAQAQELIGGREQMVEQARAEADRIIETAHAERGSLISGTEIARRSQAEADRILSEARQEAEEVRAEADDYVDSKLANFEVVLTKTLGSVGRGREKLLGTGPGLDEDGYEDEDAPERSLDPQTLRQNADQYVDTKLGAFEAVLAKTLEAVGRGRQKLHGRIATDDLGALADDTTTFQHSSDADYLADLAALADTPAESPAQHQPQQPPQPQQPPQQPSYDPQPAYAAYDQQQDPYAAFPQQSGYGQQTDPYGYQQADPYAAAYQGYDQQQTGYDPNAVQQPVQQPQQGYALDETSLFDTGMISAEQLRAYEQGRGL, encoded by the coding sequence GTGGACGTGCAGAAGAAGCTCGACGAGATCGTCACCGCGGTCTCCGGCGCCCGGGCCATGCCCATGTCGGCCTCGTGCGTGATCAACCGCGCCGAGCTGCTCGCGCTGCTCGAAGAGGTGCGCCAGGCACTGCCCGGCTCCCTCGCCCAGGCGCAGGAGCTGATCGGCGGCCGGGAGCAGATGGTCGAGCAGGCCCGCGCCGAGGCGGACCGGATCATCGAGACCGCGCACGCCGAGCGGGGCTCGCTGATCTCCGGCACCGAGATCGCCCGCCGCTCCCAGGCCGAGGCCGACCGGATCCTCTCCGAGGCCCGCCAGGAGGCCGAGGAGGTCCGCGCCGAGGCCGACGACTACGTCGACTCCAAGCTCGCCAACTTCGAGGTCGTCCTCACCAAGACGCTCGGCTCGGTCGGCCGCGGCCGCGAGAAGCTCCTCGGCACCGGGCCCGGCCTGGACGAGGACGGCTACGAGGACGAGGACGCCCCCGAGCGCAGCCTGGACCCGCAGACCCTGCGCCAGAACGCCGACCAGTACGTCGACACCAAGCTCGGCGCCTTCGAGGCGGTCCTCGCCAAGACCCTGGAGGCGGTCGGCCGCGGCCGGCAGAAGCTGCACGGCCGGATCGCCACCGACGACCTCGGCGCCCTCGCCGACGACACCACGACCTTCCAGCACTCCAGCGACGCCGACTACCTCGCCGACCTGGCCGCCCTCGCGGACACCCCGGCCGAATCCCCGGCGCAGCACCAGCCGCAGCAGCCCCCACAGCCCCAGCAGCCGCCGCAGCAGCCGTCGTACGACCCGCAGCCGGCGTACGCCGCGTACGACCAGCAGCAGGACCCGTACGCCGCCTTCCCGCAGCAGTCCGGCTACGGGCAGCAGACGGACCCGTACGGCTACCAGCAGGCCGACCCCTACGCCGCCGCCTACCAGGGCTACGACCAGCAGCAGACCGGCTACGACCCGAACGCGGTGCAGCAGCCCGTCCAGCAGCCCCAGCAGGGCTACGCCCTCGACGAGACCAGCCTCTTCGACACCGGCATGATCAGCGCGGAGCAGCTGCGGGCCTACGAACAGGGGCGCGGGCTCTAG
- the coaD gene encoding pantetheine-phosphate adenylyltransferase has product MRRAVCPGSFDPITNGHLDIIARASRLYDEVYVAVMINQSKKGLFEIDERIDLIRQVTADCANVRVEAFHGLLVDFCKQRDIPAIVKGLRAVSDFDYELQMAQMNNGLTGVETLFVPTNPTYSFLSSSLVKEVAAWGGDVSHLVPPAVFEALSQRLKKD; this is encoded by the coding sequence GTGCGCCGCGCCGTATGTCCCGGGTCGTTCGACCCGATCACCAACGGACACCTCGACATCATCGCCCGCGCCTCCCGGCTGTACGACGAGGTCTACGTCGCGGTGATGATCAATCAGTCCAAGAAGGGCCTGTTCGAGATCGACGAGCGGATCGACCTGATCCGCCAGGTCACCGCCGACTGCGCCAACGTCCGCGTCGAGGCCTTTCACGGCCTCCTCGTCGACTTCTGCAAGCAGCGCGACATCCCCGCCATCGTCAAGGGCCTGCGCGCCGTCAGCGATTTCGACTACGAACTGCAGATGGCGCAGATGAACAACGGGCTCACCGGCGTCGAAACGCTGTTCGTGCCCACCAATCCGACCTACAGCTTCCTCTCCTCCTCCCTGGTGAAGGAGGTCGCGGCCTGGGGCGGCGACGTCTCCCACCTGGTGCCCCCGGCGGTCTTCGAGGCCCTGTCCCAGCGGCTGAAGAAGGACTGA
- the rsmD gene encoding 16S rRNA (guanine(966)-N(2))-methyltransferase RsmD: protein MTRVIAGTAGGRRLSVPPGTNTRPTSDRAREGLFSTWQSLLTPLEGTRTPLEGTRVLDLYAGSGAVGLEALSRGASHTLLVEADARAAKTVRDNVKNLGLPGAEVRTGKAEQIIRQPAPADPYDLVFLDPPYAVADNDLREILLTLRSEGWLTEQALVTVERSTRGGEFRWPDGFEPIRSRRYGEGTFWYGRAASTCEDAR from the coding sequence ATGACCCGCGTGATCGCCGGTACGGCAGGCGGACGGCGCCTGTCAGTACCGCCCGGCACCAACACCCGGCCCACCTCAGACCGCGCACGCGAAGGTCTCTTCTCAACTTGGCAGTCCCTCCTCACCCCCCTGGAAGGGACCCGCACCCCCCTGGAAGGGACCCGCGTACTCGACCTCTACGCCGGCTCAGGCGCCGTAGGCCTGGAAGCCCTCTCCCGTGGCGCGAGCCACACCCTCCTGGTCGAGGCGGACGCCCGAGCCGCGAAAACGGTCCGGGACAACGTCAAGAACCTCGGCCTCCCAGGCGCCGAAGTACGCACGGGCAAAGCGGAACAGATCATCAGGCAACCGGCGCCGGCAGACCCGTACGACCTGGTCTTCCTGGACCCCCCGTACGCCGTCGCGGACAACGATCTTCGCGAGATCCTCCTCACACTCCGCTCGGAAGGCTGGCTCACTGAGCAAGCGCTCGTCACCGTGGAGCGCAGCACCAGAGGCGGGGAATTCCGCTGGCCGGACGGCTTCGAGCCGATCCGGTCCCGTCGCTACGGCGAGGGAACGTTTTGGTACGGTCGCGCCGCCTCTACGTGCGAAGACGCACGATGA
- the recG gene encoding ATP-dependent DNA helicase RecG encodes MDLVPALEEPLKQPLKSVLGPATAKVMAEHLGLHTVGDLLHHYPRRYEERGQLTHLADLPLDEHVTVVAQVADARLHSFASAKAPRGKGQRLEVTITDGSGRLQLVFFGHGVHKPHKELLPGTRAMFAGKVSVFNRRLQLAHPAYELLGGEGDGAEAAETWAGALIPLYPATAKLESWKIGKAVQTVLPSAQEATDPLPPSLREGRGLVSLPEALLKIHRPHTKADIADARARLKWDEAFVLQVALARRRHADAGLPAVARRPRSDGLLTAFDDRLPFTLTEGQRKVSAEIFDDLATEHPMHRLLQGEVGSGKTLVALRAMLAVVDAGGQAAMLAPTEVLAQQHHRSITEMMGDLAEGGMLGGTEHATKVVLLTGSMGAAARRQALLDLVTGEAGIVIGTHALIEDKVQFHDLGLVVVDEQHRFGVEQRDALRGKGKQPPHLLVMTATPIPRTVAMTVFGDLETSVLDQLPAGRSPIASHVVPAADKPHFLARAWERVREEADNGHQAYVVCPRIGDEEDTKKPSRTSPEDEAEKRPPLAVLDVAAQLAAGPLKGLKVEVLHGRMHPDDKDAVMRRFAAGETDVLVATTVIEVGVNVPNATAMVIMDADRFGVSQLHQLRGRVGRGSAPGLCLLVTEMPEATPARQRLTAVAATLDGFELSRIDLEQRREGDVLGQAQSGARTSLRVLAVIEDEDLIAEAREEATAVVTADPELTNLPGLRTALDALLDEEREQYLEKG; translated from the coding sequence ATGGATCTCGTGCCCGCACTGGAAGAACCCCTGAAGCAGCCACTGAAGTCAGTGCTCGGCCCCGCCACCGCGAAGGTGATGGCCGAGCACCTCGGCCTGCACACCGTCGGTGACCTCCTGCACCACTACCCGCGCAGATACGAGGAGCGCGGGCAGCTCACCCACCTCGCCGACCTCCCCCTGGACGAGCACGTCACGGTGGTCGCCCAGGTCGCCGACGCCCGCCTGCACAGCTTCGCCTCCGCCAAGGCCCCGCGCGGCAAGGGGCAGCGGCTGGAGGTCACCATCACGGACGGCAGCGGCCGGCTCCAACTGGTCTTCTTCGGGCACGGTGTTCACAAGCCCCACAAGGAACTGCTGCCGGGCACCCGCGCGATGTTCGCCGGCAAGGTCTCCGTCTTCAACCGCCGTCTCCAACTCGCGCACCCCGCCTATGAGTTGCTGGGCGGTGAAGGTGACGGAGCGGAAGCGGCCGAGACCTGGGCCGGGGCGCTGATCCCGCTCTACCCCGCGACCGCCAAGCTGGAGTCCTGGAAGATCGGCAAGGCCGTCCAGACGGTGCTGCCCAGCGCCCAGGAGGCCACCGACCCCCTGCCGCCCTCCCTCCGGGAGGGCCGCGGTCTGGTCTCCCTCCCCGAGGCCCTGCTCAAGATCCACCGACCGCACACCAAGGCCGACATCGCCGACGCCCGCGCCCGCCTGAAGTGGGACGAGGCCTTCGTCCTCCAGGTCGCCCTGGCCCGCCGCCGGCACGCCGACGCCGGTCTCCCGGCGGTGGCCCGCCGCCCCCGGTCGGACGGCCTGCTCACCGCCTTCGACGACCGCCTGCCCTTCACCCTCACCGAGGGCCAGCGGAAGGTCTCCGCGGAGATCTTCGACGACCTGGCCACCGAACACCCCATGCACCGCCTGCTCCAGGGCGAAGTCGGCTCGGGCAAGACCCTGGTGGCGCTGCGCGCCATGCTCGCCGTGGTCGACGCGGGCGGCCAGGCCGCCATGCTCGCGCCCACCGAGGTGCTCGCCCAGCAGCACCACCGCTCGATCACCGAGATGATGGGCGACCTCGCCGAGGGAGGCATGCTGGGCGGCACCGAGCACGCCACCAAGGTCGTGCTGCTCACCGGCTCCATGGGCGCCGCCGCCCGCCGCCAGGCCCTGCTCGACCTGGTCACCGGCGAGGCCGGCATCGTCATCGGCACCCACGCCCTGATCGAGGACAAGGTGCAGTTCCACGACCTCGGCCTGGTCGTGGTGGACGAGCAGCACCGCTTCGGCGTCGAACAGCGGGACGCCCTGCGCGGCAAGGGCAAACAGCCCCCGCACCTCCTCGTCATGACGGCCACGCCCATCCCGCGCACGGTCGCCATGACGGTCTTCGGCGACCTGGAGACCTCCGTCCTGGACCAGCTCCCGGCCGGCCGCTCGCCCATCGCCAGCCACGTCGTCCCGGCCGCCGACAAGCCCCACTTCCTGGCCCGCGCCTGGGAGCGGGTCCGCGAGGAGGCGGACAACGGCCACCAGGCGTACGTCGTCTGCCCCCGCATCGGCGACGAGGAGGACACCAAGAAGCCCTCCCGCACGTCCCCCGAGGACGAGGCCGAGAAGCGCCCGCCGCTCGCCGTCCTGGACGTGGCCGCCCAACTGGCCGCCGGGCCCCTGAAGGGCCTGAAGGTCGAGGTCCTCCACGGCCGTATGCACCCCGACGACAAGGACGCGGTCATGCGCCGCTTCGCCGCCGGCGAGACGGACGTCCTGGTCGCCACCACGGTCATCGAGGTCGGCGTCAACGTCCCCAACGCCACCGCCATGGTGATCATGGACGCCGACCGCTTCGGCGTCTCCCAGCTCCACCAGCTGCGCGGCCGCGTGGGCCGAGGCTCGGCCCCCGGCCTCTGCCTCCTCGTCACCGAGATGCCCGAGGCCACCCCCGCACGGCAGCGCCTGACCGCGGTCGCCGCCACCCTCGACGGCTTCGAACTCTCCCGCATCGACCTCGAACAACGCCGCGAGGGCGACGTCCTGGGCCAGGCCCAGTCCGGCGCCCGCACCAGCCTCCGCGTCCTGGCGGTCATCGAGGACGAGGACCTCATCGCCGAGGCGAGAGAGGAGGCGACGGCCGTCGTCACCGCCGACCCGGAGCTGACCAACCTCCCGGGCCTACGAACGGCCCTGGACGCCCTGTTGGACGAGGAGAGGGAGCAGTACCTGGAAAAGGGCTAG
- a CDS encoding DAK2 domain-containing protein, producing the protein MAQVPPTFFDALAVRTWCGLALKALGRAREEIDAINVYPVADGDTGTNLYLTLESAATAVEAVFAGYETGPALPSLADAMRAMAHGALIGARGNSGTILAQLLRGMAQVLAAGEEPHTDGTGLGLALRQAADSARDAVAHPVEGTVLTVASAAADAAGLDGGEGDCGTVVRAAHDGARAALAATPDRLSVLRRAGVVDAGGLGLVAVLGALVEAVTGEPAPEPAGGGAVSPGAPGSVPEGAPDPHARVEAATGVPCAEDASADDAPCTDGREEGGPAFEVIYLLEAGDEAVARLRQRLDTLGDSLVVVGGDGLWNVHVHVDDAGAAVEAGVEAGRPYRIRITHFGLGDVHTGAERPPREPAQRAVVAVVPGEGLAGLYAEAGATTVLARPGEPPASGELVQAVRRAHAREVVLLPNDAELRHTAAAAAEQARREGVRVALIPTRSAVQGIAALAVHEPGRRFDEDVVQMTSAAGATRHAEVTVAEHESWTSAGICQAGDVLGLIDGDVAVIGSDVTATAETLLDRMLRAGGELVTLVTADEVPPAVTDHLESHVRESYLAVDTVVYRGGRQGALLLIGVE; encoded by the coding sequence GTGGCGCAGGTGCCGCCCACATTCTTCGATGCTCTGGCGGTGCGCACCTGGTGCGGTCTCGCCCTCAAGGCACTGGGGCGGGCGCGCGAGGAGATCGACGCGATCAACGTGTACCCGGTCGCGGACGGCGACACCGGCACGAACCTGTACCTGACCCTGGAGTCCGCGGCGACCGCCGTGGAGGCCGTGTTCGCCGGGTACGAGACCGGGCCCGCCCTGCCGTCGCTGGCGGACGCGATGCGCGCGATGGCCCACGGCGCGCTCATCGGGGCCCGCGGCAACTCCGGGACGATCCTCGCGCAACTGCTGCGCGGGATGGCGCAGGTGCTCGCCGCGGGTGAGGAACCGCACACCGACGGTACGGGTCTGGGGCTGGCGCTGCGGCAGGCGGCCGACTCGGCCCGGGACGCCGTGGCCCATCCCGTGGAGGGCACGGTGCTGACGGTCGCCTCGGCCGCTGCCGACGCCGCGGGCCTGGACGGCGGCGAGGGCGACTGCGGGACGGTCGTCCGGGCCGCGCACGACGGCGCGCGGGCGGCCCTGGCGGCGACCCCGGACCGGCTCTCGGTGCTGCGACGCGCCGGGGTGGTCGACGCCGGAGGGCTGGGGCTGGTGGCGGTGCTGGGAGCCCTCGTGGAGGCGGTGACCGGGGAGCCGGCACCGGAGCCCGCCGGCGGCGGTGCCGTATCGCCCGGAGCCCCGGGGAGTGTTCCGGAAGGCGCTCCGGACCCGCACGCGCGCGTGGAGGCGGCCACCGGAGTCCCCTGCGCCGAGGACGCTTCCGCTGATGACGCCCCCTGTACCGATGGCCGCGAGGAGGGCGGCCCCGCCTTCGAGGTGATCTACCTCCTGGAGGCCGGCGACGAGGCCGTGGCCCGGCTGCGGCAGCGGCTCGACACGCTCGGCGACTCCCTCGTCGTGGTCGGCGGCGACGGGCTGTGGAACGTCCACGTCCACGTGGACGACGCCGGCGCGGCCGTAGAGGCGGGCGTGGAGGCCGGGCGGCCCTACCGGATCCGGATCACCCACTTCGGGCTCGGTGACGTGCACACCGGTGCCGAACGCCCGCCGCGCGAGCCCGCCCAGCGGGCCGTCGTGGCGGTGGTGCCGGGGGAGGGGCTGGCCGGGCTGTACGCGGAGGCCGGCGCGACGACGGTGCTGGCCCGCCCCGGGGAACCGCCCGCCAGCGGGGAACTCGTGCAAGCGGTACGGCGGGCCCACGCGCGCGAGGTCGTCCTGCTGCCCAACGACGCGGAGTTGCGGCACACCGCCGCGGCGGCGGCCGAGCAGGCCCGCAGGGAAGGCGTCCGCGTCGCGCTGATCCCGACCCGCTCGGCGGTGCAGGGCATCGCCGCGCTCGCCGTGCACGAGCCGGGGCGCCGCTTCGACGAGGACGTCGTCCAGATGACCTCGGCGGCCGGCGCCACCCGCCACGCCGAGGTCACCGTCGCCGAGCACGAGTCCTGGACGTCCGCCGGCATCTGCCAGGCCGGGGACGTCCTGGGACTGATCGACGGGGACGTGGCCGTCATCGGCTCCGACGTCACGGCCACCGCGGAGACCCTCCTGGACCGCATGCTCCGGGCGGGCGGCGAACTGGTCACCCTGGTCACCGCGGACGAGGTCCCGCCGGCCGTCACCGACCACCTGGAGTCCCACGTCCGCGAGTCGTACCTGGCCGTGGACACCGTGGTCTACCGGGGCGGCCGCCAGGGCGCCCTGCTCCTGATCGGCGTGGAGTAG